AATAGTAGAATCAGTATGTAATGAATACTTTTCATAGCGAATCAGCATGGGAAGTTAAGAAGGATAAAGATAAGAAATAGCTTACTTCATTATTTCAAATCCTTAAACTTTACATCCAACTGTTTTTCTTCTGATTGCACATTGAAAATAAATTCTCCACCGGGTTCGTTATCGCCAAAATCACCAAAACGTGGAGAGGTTTTTAAACGCTCTACTGATCCTATCAACTTATTAAAAGTGACATATCCATTTCGTTGACTTTCGGTCCTAAGAACGGCTAATAATTGGTAAGCAAAGGGAGAATGCTTACCAGGGTCACCATCTGAAACATATTGTTTACCTCCTGAGGTAAGGAACAACCTTGATTTATATAATTTAGCTCTTTTAATCAGTTCATTCTTGTTTACATTTTCATATACGCTTTCTCCTCTATCAGAAGATGATACTCGTTTATCAAACGTACCTCCAAAACAAACATCCAGAGCTATAAGAATATGATTACATGATCGAATATTATTAACATGCTCTCGTAAATAGGAATAGGGCAAGTAAGTTTCCATAATCTCATCATTCCGTTTCGAATCCTTACACACTAAATAACCTTCACCTGAAACTTCATCAAATGACCCATGTCCGGCAAAAAATACAAATAACTGATCATTTTCGCCATAAGCTTTCATCTGATATTGCCGAATTTTAGACATCACTTCTCTTCGAGTTGCATTTGTCACCAACTCTACTTCAAAACCATATTGATCTTCTAATGTTTTTGCAATGGTAGATGCATCATGAATAGGATTAACTAAATCCTTCCATTCATTGTAATTGTCGGTTGCAAATAACAATGCATAATCTTTTCCTTCACCTTCCTTGTTGTTATCATTAATCATAGCTGCTCCAGCCAAACCTGCTCCCCTACTAGCAATTATTTGAGCATCTTCCCCCAAATTAAACTTAACGGAATCAGAACTAGCTACCAAATAGAAATCTCGGCCTTTGTGATAACTGATATGGCTCATGAAATCATCTTCATTGTCGTACGTCTTATTCAAAAATGATTCAATTTCACGAACACTCACTAAGGCATCTTCTGTTTGCATAGCTGCTGCTTGTCCTTCAATAGCTTTTAATAATTGATAGGTAAACAAGCCATGCTCCAACGAATCAATTTCTACCCGATGACCACTTGGACACAATATGCTCAGATTTTGATTTGATTTTGAATAAATTCCTTCAGATGAGACTTTGGTCGACAAATATTCACTGACGAAGGTTGGGGCAAACATATCCAATACAATTAATTGATTGTTAGCCTGAATGTTACTCATCCACGTCTTTAAAAGCCTGATATCAACCTCTTTTATAACATTTTCATCGGTTGCACTTAGCAAATGAAATGAACTTGTGTCAAGGGCAGCCGAGCCTGCAATATAAAACACAAAGGCATCGTTCGGTTTTGAATGTATAATTACTTCTTTGATAGCATCTTCAAAATCCAATAATGAACCATCTGCTGATTCAATATGTTTAACAATGACCGAGTCATACAGGTTTATTGCTTTCTTCTGCATTATGGTGGAAAAACTCAATGCATCTTTTACAGCATACTGAAAATCAACTTCTTCTGTTTTATTTATCCCGATAGTTACTAAATACAAATACGAGGTTTTTCCGCGCTTTGCAATTTTCTCTTCGAGTGCTTCTGCCCTTTCCAGATAGGAGTAATAGCGCCCCATATCTCCTTTATTATTATACATCCATGATAATAAATCCAGTGCATTTGAAACATTCTCAATGTTTTTAACATCATTTTTTGCGTAGTTTAAACATAACTCATAATACTTCTGAGATTGTTCCCAGTCTTTCATTTGTTGATAAATGTAACCCAACCAAGAAGTTTCCCAATACAACCAATAAGCTCGCGGTTTGTTCCCACTTTTCTCAACTTCATAACAACTTAGCATTAAGTCGGCTGCTTTTTGATACTCCGCATTATTTTTATATTCAATAGCCAAATCCGACAAACTATCAGCTTTTATATAATAGTATTGATTGGCTTTGTATTGGTCGATCATCCATAACCTAGCAAGTTTAACCAATTTGGTTTTCCATTTTCTTTCAATAAAAATATCAAAATCGCCAATAGGACCTTCCCAAAATTCATTTTCTCGATCTAAAAGTTTCAAGGTTTTTTCATAATACATAAAAGCCTTGGCTGTATCTCCAGTGAGCAAATGTGTATGACCAAGATTAACCACCCACGACATAGTTGAACTATCTAAATCATATGCTTTTTGACAAATTTCCTGTGCTTGAAAAACGCGTCCGTCCAATACAAGATACCAACCTTGATTGCCCCATGCTTCGGCAACATCAGGTAAAAGCTCAGCCACTTTACTATGATCAATAATGGCTTTCCCATAATCCTCCTGTCGGGCATATACATTCCCTCTTTGATAATAAGCATTAAAATTGGCTGGATTGTATCGAATTGCTTCCGATAAATTCTCAATTGATTGTTCATAAAACTTATCTACATCAAGAAAATAACCTTTGGTATTGAGAAATATTGATGTATTCAACGAATCGTTTTTAAGTTTACTTAGCTTGATAATTTTATCCACCAATGCATAAGCTTCCTCCGTATTTCCATCAGCATACATTTTATATACTTCTTCGTTCCATTTATTGAAGGTTGAGTCATCTACATAGTAAGCAACATCATGTAAATACTCGTCCATATAGGACGCTGGTAACAATCTCAAATTCTCCAGTATGAAGGGATCGTATTCTCCCTGAGGTGTTTCGTTAATTACCCAGGTTGCATAGGTCTCATTAATTTTCCATTGTATGCCCATGTATTTTGCAGGATATGATCGAACAAAATTCAGAAACGAAGCTACATCGGCAA
This genomic stretch from Bacteroidota bacterium harbors:
- a CDS encoding tetratricopeptide repeat protein, whose protein sequence is MKIKTSIVLILCTLVFFNSFAQKSEQAKKLDEKAIQFYSEEKYEDAITNFQKAIDSESQENEQDYNFLANCEENIAYSFYQLAKYKESYNAFQKAVPHYQKAENTAGLKTTLSNLSNLHIIIRYYDVTLDAKKTENLEKFYVFHSVDSIIRRNADTMWIYTQVGSNENIYQKHNAFAISTHSADEPDRGNNTLGKGKLVKIESNYAIYAIVISNFEDKSLWPRIGDILQVTCEVPIIDHYSIVRELASYNIIFKDLDNTILYDKQELLHLNTPGFDNALLRVFLADLYASYESLVDYDEPSLNEKLEGGKFRGKTLLESLKEATLADVASFLNFVRSYPAKYMGIQWKINETYATWVINETPQGEYDPFILENLRLLPASYMDEYLHDVAYYVDDSTFNKWNEEVYKMYADGNTEEAYALVDKIIKLSKLKNDSLNTSIFLNTKGYFLDVDKFYEQSIENLSEAIRYNPANFNAYYQRGNVYARQEDYGKAIIDHSKVAELLPDVAEAWGNQGWYLVLDGRVFQAQEICQKAYDLDSSTMSWVVNLGHTHLLTGDTAKAFMYYEKTLKLLDRENEFWEGPIGDFDIFIERKWKTKLVKLARLWMIDQYKANQYYYIKADSLSDLAIEYKNNAEYQKAADLMLSCYEVEKSGNKPRAYWLYWETSWLGYIYQQMKDWEQSQKYYELCLNYAKNDVKNIENVSNALDLLSWMYNNKGDMGRYYSYLERAEALEEKIAKRGKTSYLYLVTIGINKTEEVDFQYAVKDALSFSTIMQKKAINLYDSVIVKHIESADGSLLDFEDAIKEVIIHSKPNDAFVFYIAGSAALDTSSFHLLSATDENVIKEVDIRLLKTWMSNIQANNQLIVLDMFAPTFVSEYLSTKVSSEGIYSKSNQNLSILCPSGHRVEIDSLEHGLFTYQLLKAIEGQAAAMQTEDALVSVREIESFLNKTYDNEDDFMSHISYHKGRDFYLVASSDSVKFNLGEDAQIIASRGAGLAGAAMINDNNKEGEGKDYALLFATDNYNEWKDLVNPIHDASTIAKTLEDQYGFEVELVTNATRREVMSKIRQYQMKAYGENDQLFVFFAGHGSFDEVSGEGYLVCKDSKRNDEIMETYLPYSYLREHVNNIRSCNHILIALDVCFGGTFDKRVSSSDRGESVYENVNKNELIKRAKLYKSRLFLTSGGKQYVSDGDPGKHSPFAYQLLAVLRTESQRNGYVTFNKLIGSVERLKTSPRFGDFGDNEPGGEFIFNVQSEEKQLDVKFKDLK